The proteins below come from a single Eubacterium limosum genomic window:
- a CDS encoding alanine/glycine:cation symporter family protein: MFQQFTDFLVWVDDKVWGIPLIVLILAVGIYLTCRLHILQIRHLPKALKFMVKNEEGGTGEVTSFGALCTALSATIGTGNIVGVATALVAGGPGALFWMWIAAFFGMATKYAEGVLAIKYRVIEEDGHVLGGPFYYIERGMGVKWRWLGKIFAFFGAGVGLLGIGTFTQVNGIASAVNGFFDPGNAWTVSLFGSDYSWTVVISGLILTLCVGLVVIGGIKRIARVSEIIVPFMAIAYFLCCLLILIMNFQAIPAALLEIIQSAFGMRAVTGGAIGAIIVAMQKGIARGIFSNEAGLGSAPIAAAAAQTKEPARQGLVSMTGTFIDTIIICTMTGLSIVITGAWDIGLEGVAVTTHAFQTGLPFAPQVSSFLLMACLVFFAFTTILGWNYYGERCLEYLANGRSAAVTTYRWLYILAVFIGPFMTVSAVWTIADIFNALMALPNLIAIIALSGVVVAETRAYFNRAEALNPMGLNTDPEEA, from the coding sequence ATGTTTCAACAATTCACTGATTTTCTAGTATGGGTGGATGATAAGGTTTGGGGGATTCCGCTCATTGTCTTGATTTTGGCAGTCGGTATTTACCTGACCTGCCGTCTGCATATTTTACAGATTCGTCACTTACCAAAAGCGCTTAAGTTTATGGTTAAAAATGAAGAAGGCGGGACCGGCGAGGTCACCAGCTTTGGCGCTTTGTGCACAGCTTTATCGGCCACCATCGGAACAGGCAACATCGTCGGTGTGGCAACGGCGCTTGTTGCTGGCGGCCCCGGCGCGTTGTTCTGGATGTGGATCGCGGCTTTCTTTGGGATGGCCACCAAATATGCCGAGGGCGTTTTAGCCATTAAGTACCGCGTCATCGAGGAGGACGGCCATGTGCTGGGCGGCCCCTTCTATTACATTGAACGCGGCATGGGGGTAAAATGGCGCTGGCTGGGAAAAATTTTCGCTTTCTTTGGAGCGGGAGTCGGCCTTTTAGGCATCGGGACCTTTACGCAGGTCAATGGGATTGCCTCTGCGGTCAATGGTTTTTTTGATCCTGGCAATGCTTGGACGGTCAGCCTTTTTGGTTCGGATTACTCCTGGACCGTTGTGATCAGCGGTTTGATTTTAACGCTTTGTGTGGGGCTGGTGGTTATTGGCGGTATCAAACGTATTGCGCGGGTTTCTGAAATTATTGTACCTTTTATGGCGATTGCCTATTTTCTGTGCTGTCTTTTGATTCTGATCATGAACTTTCAAGCGATTCCGGCCGCACTGCTCGAAATTATTCAGAGTGCCTTTGGCATGCGCGCGGTAACCGGCGGGGCTATCGGGGCCATTATTGTGGCCATGCAGAAGGGGATTGCCCGAGGTATATTCTCGAACGAAGCGGGTTTGGGGAGCGCCCCCATTGCGGCGGCTGCCGCTCAGACCAAAGAGCCTGCCCGTCAGGGGTTGGTCTCCATGACAGGAACCTTTATTGATACAATTATTATCTGTACCATGACAGGACTCAGCATTGTCATCACCGGTGCCTGGGACATCGGCCTTGAGGGAGTGGCGGTTACGACCCATGCTTTTCAAACAGGCCTGCCCTTTGCTCCGCAGGTTAGCTCCTTTCTGTTGATGGCCTGTCTGGTGTTCTTTGCCTTTACCACGATTCTGGGGTGGAATTATTACGGCGAACGCTGCCTGGAATATCTGGCCAATGGAAGAAGCGCAGCGGTGACAACCTATCGCTGGCTATATATTCTGGCTGTTTTTATCGGCCCGTTTATGACGGTTTCAGCGGTGTGGACCATTGCGGATATCTTTAACGCTTTGATGGCGCTGCCGAATCTGATCGCCATCATTGCCCTCAGCGGTGTGGTGGTCGCGGAAACCAGAGCGTATTTTAACAGGGCAGAGGCGTTAAACCCCATGGGGCTTAACACAGACCCGGAAGAAGCATAG
- a CDS encoding DUF5714 domain-containing protein, with translation METCFDGYAYITEECLGVFRMDKPIVPAELAVQIMKHPEFPMHYPYHHYLVPAVMLTAVYRLRSEAEEALRAALEEAKSRALNVLKGFCGLYGDCGAAVGLGIFMSILTGTTPHSEETWAMTNRITAGSLMKIAEIDGPRCCKRNCFLALQYAVPFLKEALDIRLEAPEEMECTFSAMNEDCKGDACPFFRA, from the coding sequence ATGGAAACATGTTTTGATGGCTATGCCTATATTACGGAGGAATGTCTCGGCGTTTTTAGGATGGACAAGCCCATTGTGCCGGCCGAGCTGGCCGTCCAGATTATGAAACATCCGGAATTTCCCATGCATTATCCTTATCACCACTATCTGGTGCCAGCAGTGATGCTGACAGCAGTGTACCGGCTTCGGAGTGAAGCGGAGGAGGCTTTAAGGGCCGCCCTGGAAGAAGCGAAGAGCCGGGCGCTCAATGTTCTCAAGGGCTTTTGCGGACTGTACGGCGACTGTGGCGCAGCTGTGGGGCTGGGGATTTTTATGAGCATTTTGACAGGTACCACACCGCATTCGGAGGAAACCTGGGCCATGACCAACCGGATTACAGCCGGCAGCCTGATGAAGATTGCGGAAATAGATGGTCCACGCTGCTGCAAGCGCAATTGCTTTCTGGCGTTACAGTATGCGGTGCCCTTTTTAAAGGAAGCATTAGACATAAGGCTCGAGGCCCCAGAAGAAATGGAGTGCACCTTCAGTGCCATGAATGAGGACTGCAAAGGGGACGCCTGTCCCTTTTTCAGGGCGTGA
- a CDS encoding lipoyl domain-containing protein, with the protein MKIPILIDHRAAPVVKDENACECKKEPVLMTYKKAVIYWQKEIGAPVAQGELVAESEIEKQSIAVTAPAGGILSEICVAEGQKAGVGTPLGYIESEV; encoded by the coding sequence ATGAAGATTCCGATATTAATCGACCATCGGGCAGCGCCTGTCGTTAAGGATGAGAATGCCTGTGAATGTAAGAAAGAACCAGTACTCATGACGTATAAAAAAGCTGTGATCTACTGGCAGAAAGAAATCGGCGCGCCCGTGGCTCAGGGTGAGCTGGTGGCAGAGAGCGAGATTGAAAAGCAGAGCATTGCTGTGACTGCGCCGGCCGGCGGCATTCTCAGTGAGATCTGTGTGGCGGAAGGACAAAAAGCCGGGGTGGGCACACCTCTGGGTTATATTGAAAGTGAGGTATAA
- a CDS encoding tetratricopeptide repeat protein translates to MEQETELLMGLAEAGDAEAMEQAADYYFYKTNKQKLSKETFDRIWSWYHTLAEQGNGHAMAVIGAMYYEGVNIKQDYTKARQWYERAAAAGDVWGINNLGYCYYYGREVEVDDQKAWTYFGRAAALGNHCGMYKIGDMYYHGRYVGQDFKKAVYWYRKAISLIDEDCPEYPNIAARLGHCALKGEGMEKDVLCALKWLQAAEYGCYQFLLRGDAFAHLSFPGVKEDLAEARALLETAIAGTRSVVQYT, encoded by the coding sequence ATGGAGCAGGAAACCGAACTGCTGATGGGACTGGCCGAGGCTGGTGATGCGGAGGCCATGGAGCAGGCAGCAGATTACTATTTTTATAAAACCAATAAGCAAAAGCTGAGTAAAGAGACCTTTGACCGTATCTGGTCATGGTATCACACACTGGCAGAGCAGGGAAACGGGCATGCCATGGCAGTAATCGGCGCTATGTACTATGAGGGTGTTAATATAAAACAGGACTATACCAAAGCACGGCAATGGTATGAAAGAGCTGCCGCCGCCGGTGATGTCTGGGGGATTAACAACCTGGGCTACTGTTACTATTACGGGCGTGAGGTGGAGGTGGATGACCAGAAGGCCTGGACTTATTTCGGGCGCGCCGCGGCCCTTGGTAACCACTGCGGTATGTATAAAATCGGCGATATGTACTATCACGGCAGATATGTGGGCCAGGATTTTAAAAAAGCTGTGTACTGGTACCGGAAGGCCATCAGCTTAATCGACGAGGATTGTCCTGAATATCCAAATATCGCGGCTCGCCTTGGGCACTGTGCCTTAAAAGGCGAAGGTATGGAAAAGGATGTTTTGTGCGCCCTGAAATGGCTTCAGGCGGCAGAGTACGGCTGTTACCAGTTTCTGCTCAGGGGGGATGCTTTCGCGCATCTTTCCTTTCCGGGTGTTAAGGAGGATCTGGCAGAGGCACGCGCTCTGCTTGAGACCGCCATCGCCGGAACGCGTTCGGTGGTGCAGTATACCTGA
- a CDS encoding cold-shock protein codes for MNKGTVKWFNSEKGFGFISREEGDDVFVHFSAITGDGFKTLNEGQEVTFDTEEGPRGLQAKNVSVA; via the coding sequence ATGAATAAAGGTACAGTAAAATGGTTTAACAGCGAAAAAGGTTTTGGATTTATCTCTAGAGAAGAAGGCGATGATGTATTCGTACATTTCTCCGCTATTACAGGCGATGGCTTCAAAACTTTAAATGAAGGTCAGGAAGTTACCTTTGATACAGAAGAAGGTCCAAGAGGCTTACAGGCTAAAAACGTTAGTGTTGCTTAA
- a CDS encoding flavin reductase family protein encodes MSDYKEITTEDLSLNPFKRIAKDWMLITAEKDGKANTMTAGWGGLGVMWGKDVAFIVIRESRFTKEFVDGSEHFSLTFFDEDYKKELGYLGSVSGRDEDKIAKSGLTLVPDDAPYFKEGNLALVCKKLYAMDMGPEGFTNGPELDEKWYADKDYHTLYVGEIEKAYIKQH; translated from the coding sequence ATGTCTGATTATAAAGAAATAACAACTGAAGATTTATCTCTGAACCCGTTTAAGCGCATCGCGAAGGATTGGATGCTGATCACCGCTGAAAAAGATGGAAAAGCCAATACAATGACCGCGGGATGGGGCGGCCTGGGAGTAATGTGGGGAAAGGATGTCGCTTTTATTGTCATCCGTGAAAGCCGTTTTACAAAAGAATTTGTGGATGGCTCAGAGCATTTTTCCCTGACCTTTTTCGATGAAGACTATAAAAAGGAACTGGGCTATCTGGGTTCTGTCTCCGGGCGGGATGAAGATAAAATTGCTAAAAGCGGTCTGACGCTGGTGCCGGATGATGCCCCGTATTTTAAAGAGGGGAATCTCGCTCTGGTCTGCAAAAAGCTTTACGCCATGGACATGGGGCCAGAGGGATTTACCAATGGGCCGGAGCTCGATGAAAAATGGTATGCCGATAAAGACTACCACACCCTGTATGTGGGAGAAATCGAAAAGGCTTATATTAAACAGCATTGA
- a CDS encoding ferredoxin — protein MNVSIDESGCIGCELCTQVCPEVFEMGDSGVAEVIMEEVPENLEDNVREAADGCPVEVITVE, from the coding sequence ATGAATGTAAGTATTGATGAAAGCGGCTGCATTGGCTGCGAATTATGTACACAGGTTTGTCCAGAGGTTTTTGAAATGGGCGATTCCGGCGTAGCCGAAGTCATTATGGAAGAAGTTCCGGAAAATCTGGAAGACAATGTTCGGGAAGCCGCTGATGGCTGCCCAGTAGAAGTGATCACAGTAGAATAA
- a CDS encoding DUF1638 domain-containing protein, with amino-acid sequence MGQLLIACETLKDEIQKVMDSHQLEIPVHWMGNSLHAAPDRLREALQEVLGSITDFDQVLLGYGNCGNGLVGIECPGAAMVIPRFGDCIDMLLNDNSALDEIRSNTYFLTKGWLRGECPVTKDLNYQLKRYGKEQSKKIMRVLFKNYTYMMMIRTGSYDMSEVQEELDAFSSLTELELIEGEGSLTILEQLLTGHWTQNFCIIPPGQQTTLEDFKALNL; translated from the coding sequence ATGGGGCAATTATTAATTGCGTGCGAAACCCTGAAGGATGAAATTCAAAAAGTAATGGATTCACATCAGCTGGAAATACCGGTTCACTGGATGGGAAACTCACTTCATGCCGCACCGGACCGCCTGCGAGAGGCCCTGCAGGAAGTTTTAGGCTCTATAACAGATTTCGACCAGGTTTTACTGGGTTACGGAAACTGCGGAAACGGCCTTGTAGGCATTGAGTGCCCTGGTGCTGCCATGGTGATTCCCCGTTTTGGCGACTGTATTGACATGCTCCTGAACGATAACTCAGCCCTGGATGAAATACGAAGCAACACCTATTTCCTCACAAAAGGCTGGCTTCGGGGAGAGTGTCCTGTGACAAAAGACCTGAACTACCAGCTTAAACGCTACGGAAAAGAGCAGTCAAAAAAAATCATGCGGGTGCTCTTCAAAAACTACACCTACATGATGATGATCCGAACAGGCTCCTACGATATGTCTGAGGTACAGGAGGAGCTTGACGCGTTTTCATCCCTTACAGAGCTTGAGCTCATCGAGGGTGAAGGCAGCCTGACCATTCTGGAACAGCTGCTGACAGGACACTGGACACAAAATTTCTGCATTATCCCGCCCGGGCAGCAGACCACCCTGGAGGATTTCAAGGCACTGAATCTATAA
- a CDS encoding LysR family transcriptional regulator: protein MNLNHLYYFKTLAGLEHYAKAAKELNISQPSLSYAIAGLEKELGVPLFRKKGRNVVLTSYGKAFEEYVAIAIAQLEDGVRFIQNMDGEEQA from the coding sequence ATGAATCTTAATCATCTATATTACTTTAAAACTCTGGCTGGATTGGAACATTATGCGAAGGCTGCCAAAGAGCTTAACATCAGTCAGCCAAGCTTGAGCTATGCGATTGCGGGACTGGAGAAAGAGCTCGGCGTTCCTCTGTTCAGGAAAAAAGGCAGAAATGTGGTACTGACCAGTTATGGGAAGGCTTTTGAAGAGTATGTCGCCATTGCCATTGCCCAATTGGAGGACGGTGTCCGTTTTATCCAGAATATGGACGGAGAGGAACAGGCATAG